gcttcgtggacctgttcacaacggatggatgtatccgtatgagcgacagatgaaacatttgaaggggaaagcaagaaatcttgcaaaggtggaaggttcaatagttgcgggaagtttgacagccgaaacatctaacttcacatcatactactttgctccaactgttcgtacgaggaaaagagttcctagaagatatgatgatggtggagtaccgacatcatatccaattgatggtgttcctgacattttctgcgaaattgcacggtttggtggtaaaacgaaagaagtatggtggtcatgtgaagaggataaacatagtgcccacacttatattctgctcaactgcgaggatgcagtgacccgttactttgaaaggtaaatatttttgtgaatgttaattatatgaattgcagttaattatgtatgacttgattatttgtttaatttgcagcatgtttgtatctcaagttgaagaagcaataccaggaatatctgcaactgatgtggacacacgtaaagataagcactttgtcaagtggttaaaatcacaggtacgtaatatatctcatacattgattaattaagtaagtgttttgatacttcaatattaattaagaataactgcttttggcaggttgattatgacgatccttattatcccgtatggtttcacgaattggttcaaggtccagttgcaaaggtcaccacatcacctatgtatttcacacgaggatttacctttcacacatacgagtatgggagacatcgggcaacgagtaactacggaatatgtgtgaaaggtgaaacggacttttacgggatcttgcaggagattattgaagtggaatttccggggttattgaagctaaaatgcgtcctcttcaaatgtgaatggttcgatcctgttgtgaaccgagggattcggtataacaaatttggtgttgtggatgtcaattttgggagaagatacaacaaatttgagcctttcattttagcttcacaagccgagcaagtaagcttccttccttatcctcggcttcgaacttccgggataaactggttagctgctatcaaaattacacctcgtggacgcattgtcgctggagaagaaccgcccttgcaagaagaagacgctatcaatgaagttgaggtaccagaacaaccaactgatgaaatccttttgatcgacccgcaaaactttcaatatgaagatattcccgaagatgcgacagatgaagcacgtgaagacgagttcgagagaagcgacgatgatgattgtaatgatagtgatgagaacgaaaacgatttagagtgatgtaatattgatgagaacgaaaacgatttagagtgatgtaatatatgtctctgatgttgtatttctctattgtaacgtatgtttaaagaaatattgtttttttaccatcctaatgtatgtgtaacaaatgttgttttatataatatgtatttgtgttaatttaaaaaaattatttggagttttagggttttagagtttaagttggagaaagagcacaaagtagtagagaagaagagatatgatgttagatgatatgtgactttggggtttagggatttcattctcggtgtttagggttaagcgttgtaaaatcgtcgtaaaccgatgtttccacgtaatttcgtcgtaaatggaaaaacgcgggcctggtaacttcgtcgtaaacgtgggccttgtaaattcgtcgtaaaccgatgtttcgacgtaatttcgtcgtaaatcgaaaaacgcgggcctggtaacttcgtcgtaaatgaaaaaacgcgggcctggtaacttcgtcgtaatgttacgtcgcgtttacgacgaaacattttttatatattgggacgccgagacgaggctgcctcgtccattcctcctaaactcctctcctctccctaaggtacattctcttccctctttttttttttttaagttagtttaggttattaattagttaggtaattagtttaggtgattatttagataattagtttaggtgattagttagatgacggaatcctatagtttaggtgattagttaggtaacggaataattttttaattatgtcgtcataattgattaaatttatttaaattttttttagatggctcctagaaggaaaccagcagcacctacttatgcccagttgtttggcgatggttccggtacatcttcttccggtccatcgtcttccgatgcagttccagactctcagacttctcagagagttttttcgagtcctcctcttccaccgcagatgcctccacctcctcctccagcggctgcacctgagcctgtcccagaaggtgcagttcatccggatttgcgtgtgccttcatatgctcccttcgcgagatatacggtggaggatttgcttgcccagcctggacgggagggtttggatgttctagaccccgatagaccccgaggaacttattggtaagttattaatttttattactttaaaatttaattaatttttattttgtaacggttaaattgtttttttttcaggtttggggctaacaaccgtgttagccggagcgtttcggcgacgattaagggttactacgacggggcatacccgaactggagcaagacaccaaatcacgttaagatcacgtggtttaaatgttttgcggtaagatttttaaatttaattaaattttcacttttaaatatatatatatatttttaatatttattattaattgtaattttttaaaaaattttatgtttcagcaaaagtggcattggtctttgggaatcaccgagagggtgaaggcggaattcgttgcaaaggcaaagatacgcctctgcaacacagtctctgattggaaggacaagtgggagatctacgggtatgagggaaagcccactgagctcacgacggatgtgtgggatggcctcatcgcctattgggagcacccctcttcgatcagaaaggtcaattcgtgctcggcttctcgaaggacgaaggataaagatggtcatttgcccatgcttcacagaaccggacaaaaacctcatgcaggagtccgtctagaagctgtaagttttgttttaaatatatattttaaaatattcaattaatataatttataatatttaatttaatttttttttgtagttcgagaagacgggagtcttaccttctctgtctgacctattcaagatgactcacgccacatccgacggagtttttgtggatcctgcatctgagaaactcttccgaacagtggctggtcggattgaagaacgggagacgcaactaacccaggagtctcccgatggattaccagtcacattgtccacccaagaggtcgacagaatcttcgaagaggtaacttaaaattttagtttacattattttaaatattttaacataattaactatattaatatatgttttgattttataggtggctcctaaaaagaagggacggatagtcggtataggctctgttaacgaagttgcaagggcaacttcgtcatacacttcgagacgggatgaagagactgctcagatgaaggctcaaatggatagccagaaggctcaaatggatagccagcaggttcgtttagactctcttgaggatttgctagacgtgatggccgtgggaaacccggttatgcagagaatgttaagtgagagacgagccgctcttggaatgccaccacgagatccccaagagtccgatccaacccgtcaacagccgagcaaccccaccaactacttcgacaatatgtagtttttttttctgtttgtttatgaatttaaatattattgtatgactttttaaaaatatgttttccaatttcatattttgttttaaaatttaaattattttaaattctgaatattaaatataaattaaaatctattatatactaattaataataatataataagaaacgatgtaaactcctcgtaaacattacatggagtttacatcgaatgtttacgagtgattaacatcgaaatatttacgaggattttacatcgaaatgtttacgagtgatttacaacgaaagtatttacgtgtgctttacatcgaaacaattacgtgggctttacgacgaagtcttacgtggcgtttacgacgaatcctttccctgcgctttacgaggaatatatttcgtcgtaaatgtaacgagtcgtttacgacgaaacctccgttacgacggacgtttaacaacgaaacgtctttcgacgttaattcgtcgtaacaccccgtttacgacgaatttacaacgaatactgccctagtaaaaaatatgttttcttgtagtgttttaactaaaaaactaagaattgatttttaaataagatatttaagaaccggttcttacctttttagttaaaatttaaaatatgattttttatattacGCTAAGAACTACACCATAAGAACCCCCATTAATCACGAATATGAAGAGTACTAAGGAGATCTCATCCCCACTAAAagagtaaaagtgaatatgaaGTAAGGAATGATTCAACTCAACTTCATATATCactctataataaaatttacttCATAAGTGGAagtagtctttttttttgtcatcattcCATTAtggaaaaaatagagtaaaattaGACCATTTTTACTTCATATTTACTTttagtctatttttttttaaaaaaaatagaattttacatTAGAGATGCTCCGATAAAAAAAAGTAACTCAACAAACATTTTCACGAGTTTCATCCACCACTGGCAATTCAATCGTCGTTTGTTTTTTGttcttaaaatttaagatatcaAATCTTAAATTAATTAGACGAATTAATGAAATCTATCAATCAAAATCTAATCAATCTATTttccaaaacaaacaaaacgatAAAAGACTGTAAATAAGACGATCAGACGATGTATTTACTgtatcttttaaatttattaactgTATCTAAATCTTACACACTTATAGAAATTAGTTAgcatatacatttatatatttacatagtaAGTTTTTTAGTTGGGAGGGtaataaagcaaatataaatctttgtttttcttaactATGAACAATCCCAAATTATCGTAGCAATGTGGACCTCATGGGAAGGTATAAAACATAGAGTACTAAATGTATATTAATTAATGCCTAAACAATGCTTAAAATTATTAAGCAGGACAAAGATCATCATTATGCGTGCATGACTAAATTAATTGCAAAGCCATTGACCAGCAATCTTTGTTGGTCTCTATTTATTGGCCATTTTCTGAAAAGACAACCGACAAACCGGAAGTACCAGTTGCCGGTAAAACCGACGCGTAGTATACAGCAGTCGCCAGTTGAGGCGGGTTAGATGTAAGCCACTCAATTTTGTCTTGGTGAAAAAGACTGCGACCTTTAAACTAATccattattttttctaaaacgttACCAATCTTGCCGACTTTTCATTCTCTGATCATTCTTATAACTCCTTTCTTTTACTAAATAAACAACATTTATTGTCAACTGTTATCCATCTTGTTGTACCttcaagagaaagaaagaaagaaagaccaACTCATCAGAAAGCtacttgagagagagagagtgagctCTGAGGAAATCATCAATGGCTTCGAAGCTCGTAGTCATAATTGTGTTCATCCTCGATCTCATCGCCGTTGGTTTAGCCATTGCCGCCGAGCAGAGAAGAAGTGTCGTAAGTCCCATACTCTCTCCTCTCTGAATTCTTCCTTAGTTGATAGGTTTTGGTTTATTTCATCTTGAGAATCTCTCGACTAAGTAGTTCTTGAAACTCCACAGCCTTGTTTGTTCTCTATTCAAGAAACTGTTGGATGCCAAGTGTGAACAAGCAGTACTATAGaattatatcatttttagataAACTTGAAGGATACAGATGCATGATTTTGATTCATGACCTAGAATTTTCTACGGAgcttaaaatttattaatagtatGTATTGGCTCTGCAGagttttttctttatgttcttTTAAGCGGTTTATACAAAAGTAGGCTTTGTTTTGACAGGGAAAAGTTGTAACGGACACTGAGAAGACATATGAGTACTGTGTGTACGGCACGGACATTGCTACAAGCTATGGAGCTGGTGCGTTCCTTCTCCTCTTTATAAGCCAAGTCCTTATCATGAGTGCTAGCCGTTGCTTCTGCTGTGGGAAGTCCCTTAACCCCGGCGGTTCAAGAGCTTGTGCCCTCCTTCTCTTCCTCATTTGCTGGTAACCAACACACAACTCTTCCCCAtataagtttttataattttcagatTGTGGTTTGATCCTTTTTATTACTATTCTCTTGCAGGGTATTCTTCCTGGTCGCTGAGGTATGTTTGCTTGCTGCATCAATCAGAAACGCGTACCACACACAATACAGAACGATGTGGAACATCGAAAACCCGCCAAGCTGTGAAGTTATAAGGAGAGGTGTGTTTGCCGCTGGTGCTGCTTTTACCCTCTTCACCGCTATCGTCTCTCAGTTCTATTATGTTTGCTACTCTCGTGCTAGAGATGCTTACCAGAATCCGTCCTACTAAACATTGTCATTCTTTTACAGCAAGTTATGTTTAGGCTTCAAGTGTTGGAAACTATCTTCGTGTGGGCAGTGAGTTTGTTTAGTTTCCAGTGTTACTTATCCGATGTGATGTTAAAAATTTGATGGTGTCTTTGAGGATACATTGAGAAGTGATTGTTTTTTGTGATCGTGTGTCTCGTAATGTAAGGAGTAGAAAACATGCTTTGTGAatcgtagttttttttttttttttttttttaggtgttcaaaaaaaaatgaatcgttgtttttcttttggtatGGTTAACCGTTCTGGTTTTGCTTGATTTGGGAATTGAACTAGTACTGAGATTTATCCGGTTAAGTTCTGTTTTGAAAACAGAAAATGAGGAGTTTGGTACTCCCTGAGGAATTGAACTAGCACTGAGATATTTCAATTGGTGGAAGTAATGAGATTCATTTCATCATCAGTCAAGTCTTCTGTAACTCTCAATGCttaatctttttcttcttctaatccGTCTTATTTAATTCACACATTTTTTTCCGCGATTAAGCCCTTCTATTATGGCTCACAGTATAAAATTCAGTAAAAACATGAAAAagcttttgatatatttttcttcACTGATGCAATATTTATTGGTGATGTCATTAATTGGTGTgtcaataaaaacaaatctaTAGATGAAATCAATGCAGACTCAGAATCTCCGTAGTGGGAAGAACTATCATGATGTCATTAGTGGAAAAAGTGAATAAAATGTGTCGTTTGATCTCTGTAATCCTTTTCTATAGATCTCattaatttaaacttttatttacatttcacaagttttattttcagtttcagCTACCATTTCATACTTTCGATTCTTTTGAATTCGAGCTTTCAGTAGATGGATTTATTTCAGGTTCGTGTTGGGCTGGGCTTTTCTGCCCATAGCGACATCTCTTTGGATATCAAATTCGAAGTTACATGCACTATTATGGCCCCAACTTGTAAGAGTAATTGTTGACTATGGccatgttcgtttacgtgtcgcgcgacctgcgacctgcgactaagattacgttcgtttacgtgtcgcgcgactTGCGActtgcgacctgcgactaaacctgcgacctgcgactaaaactatgttcgtttacgtgtcgcgcgacctgcgatctgcgacctgcgaccagtcgcgcgatcaaaattttcttaatttttagtcgCTGTTTTTTCGGGCGACTTAAATGGGAACCCGCGACTGGTCGCGCGATCAGTCGCGCGacatcaaaacgaacaacaacctgcgacTTGCGACTTGCGACCAATCGCAAGTCGCATGTTACGCGAcagcaaaacgaacaacaacctgcgacCTGCGATCAGTCGCAtgtcgcaggtcgcaggtcgcgcgacatGTAAACGAAAACGCCCTATGACTACGGATAGAGCCTGGAAAATCAAAGTCTATTTTCATTTCGTTGTTGAAGATTAAATATGAAATACCGAATATCATAGTATATATAAGTATTGACAATTTAGCAGCAAGGCGTTAGGCATTAGGACAGTATAActatgagaaaaataaaaataaaaaacaattggTGGCATAACAATAATAATCCAACACATGCGTCATCATAGCACATGACCACTAGTACATTGTGATATAGGATACCAATTTACAAACAATTATCAATAACGTATATTTAATTCAATAATATGAGcggaatatttatatattttaaaatttctgaatTATAATGGGGGtttagttaattttaaaaaattccaaatTTCAACTTTAGTtaacaaaaagtttttttttgttttttaactttagttaacaaaaagtttgttaaaaaaaagttaacaaaaAGTAAAACCTTCTTCTGGGGgttttataagttataaccCACGGGTTATAGCCAAAATCTATACATGCTCCACGCCTCCCAAGtacaaacttaatacttacacATGCACGTTCGCATACATATTCACATCTAATCATACAATGCATTGTGTGTATTTATCGCTTGTATCCACACATTACACGAACGTAGTTACGTATGTTTGTCATgtgggaaaatgcgttttgcatttttttattagttaaaatttaattttcagagGATCACCAGAGAGAAACTTAATGATTGCTCACACCCATTTGTCCTTTGCTAGATCTCAGATACTTTTAAGCCACATTTTCCTCTGTACTTTCTCTTGATTTTATAATCAGTTTAACATCTTAAAAACTGACTTAAgtatttgatccaaaaaaaaaaaaactgatttaagTGTCTTCTCGTATACTTGAGTAGTCACCTCcaagtaattttaaaaacgacaatgcATTACCGTGACTTGTTAATTTAATGAACTGCCacagatataaaaatattataaacaatataGCCATCAAAAGGCCTCTTTGATGAGAAGGTGTAAGCTGCATGTcggtatatgtttttttctctgGATTGTCTTAATAAACAAACTAGTTAAAAAGTCTTAATAAACAAATAGATCCTGGCTTATATGCACAAGGCTCGAATCTCTTTTATACCCTCTAAAACTTGAGTGATTCTGCATTACTGTTTTGTGATTTTGCAGGTACGTAAGACTGTAAGAGTATCAATGCTTAAAATTCacgtaaaatcacattttatactgcccaatatatacattatatatgcTTTTATATGTTTACTGGTTTCGACTGGGTACAAATTTCAGTCATTGTAGAGGACAAGCACAATATCTAGATTCTAGATATGATTACAAGATCATACTCGATCGcttcagaaaaaaaatgttatgaaCTTATTTATGATTAGGATAGTTAAATTGATGGATTCATCAGATTCACACAcacgcatatatatatatatagatgttgaATAG
This region of Brassica napus cultivar Da-Ae chromosome C5, Da-Ae, whole genome shotgun sequence genomic DNA includes:
- the LOC106406674 gene encoding uncharacterized protein LOC106406674: MASKLVVIIVFILDLIAVGLAIAAEQRRSVGKVVTDTEKTYEYCVYGTDIATSYGAGAFLLLFISQVLIMSASRCFCCGKSLNPGGSRACALLLFLICWVFFLVAEVCLLAASIRNAYHTQYRTMWNIENPPSCEVIRRGVFAAGAAFTLFTAIVSQFYYVCYSRARDAYQNPSY